A window of the Camelus dromedarius isolate mCamDro1 chromosome 5, mCamDro1.pat, whole genome shotgun sequence genome harbors these coding sequences:
- the MAP1A gene encoding microtubule-associated protein 1A isoform X1, which yields METEAGPGRPRGVAMETSPRQGETSPRQGLPSPVSQLDQNLVESLCKAGAAVAAASWDPRKHSLLIVIGDIGTESQLRAVRAHLEQGILSWNIDLSSIDLNQQLRLFITRHLAHFSSEVKGQRTLCHQSEILETIILVNPSADSISSEVHHLLSSPSVHKLLILSGQSLEPGGDLILQSGTYSYQNFAQVLHNPEIAQLLSNRDPGTKAFLTVSCLGEGDWSHLGLSSSQETLHLRLNPEPTLPTMDGVAEFSEYVSETVDVPSPFDLLEPPTSGGFLKLSKPCCYIFPGGRGDSALFAVNGFNILVDGGSDRKSCFWKLVRHLDRIDSVLLTHIGADNLPGINGLLQRKVAELEEEQSQGSSSYSDWVKNLISPELGVVFFNVPDKLRLPDASRKAKRSIEEACLTLQHLNRLGIQAEPLYRVVSNTIEPLTLFHKMGVGRLDMYVLNPVKDSKEMQFLMQKWAGNSKAKTGIVLANGKEAEISVPYLTSITALVVWLPANPTEKIVRVLFPGNAPQNKILEGLEKLRHLDFLRYPVATQKDLATGAVPANLKPSKIKQRADSKESLKATAKTAVSKLAKREEVAEEGAKEARSELAKELAKTEKKVKESSEKPPEKPAKPERVRTESSEALKAEKRKLIKDKVGKKHLKEKVSKLEEKKDKEKKEIKKERKEIKKDEGRKEEKKDAKKEEKRKDTKPEVKKISKPDLKPFTPEVRKTLYKAKAPGRVKVDKSRAARGEKEPSSEPRTPPAQKGAAPLPTVSGHRELALSSPEDLTQDFEELKREEKGLLAEQRDVGLGEKPLPPDAAEEGLPSTAAQGIPSSIPALEPEEPVMKEKEVVPDIPEEQGSKDRGPDSGAETEEEKDTWEEKKPKEAEGLPERTEAREESEPEVKEDVIEKAELEEMEEVHPSDEEEEEETKAEGFYQKHMQEALKVTPRGREALGARELGPQGKAPEKETSSFLSSLATPAGATEHVSYIQDETIPGYSETEQTISDEEIHDEPEERPAPPRFPTGTYDLPGPEGPGPFEASQPADSAVPVTSSKGYGAPETELTYPPNMVAAPLAEEEHVSSATSITECDKLSSFATSVAEDQSVASLTAPQTEETGKSSLLLDTVTSIPSSRTEATQGLDYVPSAGTISPTSSLEEDKGFKSPPYEDFSVTGETEKRGELVGRGLPGERAVEVEEEITKVQTSEKLHSQYGAPMFAAPGHTLQPGEPALGEAEERCLSPDDSTVKMASPPPSGPPSATHTPFHQSPVEEKSEPQDFQEADSWGDTKRTPGVGKEDTAEETVKPGPEEGRLEEEGKMPPPRSPQAQESPIGIAAGPAGCTIQLLPEQDKAIVFETVEAGGPIGPVLETEALPRDLRTPLKETGKPQKDEVLQFPDQGLSPEEAESFSVLSVVSTDTANQEATPRSPRGLTEQHLHKDIWPQLSPEDTRSLSLSEESPSKETSLDISSKQLSPESLGTLQFGEPCLGREEKGPLMQAEDASHHLAPVSIPEPRAATVSPPTDGTTGYSAQADITDESPDRKLPARSFSPSPLLGDGEHSPGASTSPAEHILTPESSLTKSPESLPSPAMEDIAMECEGKVPELKDRTPEQKEKGPELMDKVLEQEDKTLEHKDVVIEQKDTAIGWKDEALEEENKVVEQQDKALEQKGRDLEQRDTTLEQKDKALEPKDRDLEPKDKAQEQENKVPEEKDETLEQKVRGFEHKDKAPEDEVHELKGKALEQTDEAPEQHKAPEQKDEALEKKDEALEKKGEALEKKGEALAEKDQALEQKYWALGQKDEAPEQNIKAAEQKDKALEEKDKTQEQESPVQEDKPVTLEEKILEEKSPEKVRAVEQKEEALLEKTKALGLEESPVRQDEASEQEEKYWKEQSVVQEWRETSPSRGEPAGEQKEPARTWEDTSPEQEDRYWRGREDAVLEQDTYWRELSCERKVWFPHELGGQGARPRYTEERESTFLDEGPDDEQEVPPLEHTPQSPWASDFKGFQETSPQKGLEVERWLAESPVGLPPEEEDKLTRSPFEIISPPASPPEMVGQRVPSAPGQESPIPEPKPMPPMRNEPTTPSWLADIPPWVPKDRPLPPAPTSPAPAPPTPAPEPHTPAPFSWGTAEYDSVVAAVQEGAAELEGGPYSPLGKDYRKAEGEREEEGGVGTPDSSPRDTSPRSSKVPEASESHATKEPEQTEPEQREPTPYPDERSFQYADIYEQMMLTGLGPACPTREPPLGAAGDWPPRISAKEEAAGRNTSAEKELSSPVSPHRLQFDTPTFSYAALAGPAIPPRQEPEPGPSVEPSLTPPAVPPRAPISRTKGPSPPPNGNNLSCSPDRRTPSPKESGRGHWDDSTSDSELEKGAREQPEKEAQSPSPPHPTPAGPSTLWPESEGYTSPSSDAHLGPARPSLDFPASAFGFSSLQPAPPQLPSPAEPRSAPCGSLAFSGDRALALAPGPPTRARHDEYLEVTKAPSLDSSLPQLPSPSSPGAPLLSSLPRPASPALSEGSSSEATTPVISSVAERFPPGLEAAEQGSAALVPGMETAAHSLWDLTPLSPAPPASLDLAPAPALSLPGDMDDGTLPCRLECSGAATKKPSPLQGPSGDCATNGPTETSSRPPGPAPTKAEKEEAEACPAWERGAWPEGAERSSRPDTLLCPEQPLCPGGAPGGQPRSVSPEIEAGPQGCATEPRPHHGALSPSFLNPPLPQATDDSDLSTEGARLVGRGGRRRAGPPGATGGPCPVADETPPTSASDSGSSQSDSDVPPETEECPSITAEAALDSDEDGDFLPVDKAGGVSGTHHPRPGHDPPPIPQPDPRPSPPRPDVCMVDPEVLSSESGRVERLREKEKAQGRLGRRAPGRAKPASPARRLDLRGKRSPTPGKGPADRASRVPPRPRSTPSQVTPAEEKDGHSPVSKGLVNGLKAGPTALGSKGGSGLPIYVDLAYIPNHCSGKTADLDFFRRVRASYYVVSGNDPANGEPSRAVLDSLLEGKAQWGENLQVTLIPTHDTEVTREWYQQTHEQQQQLNVLVLASSSTVVMQDESFPACKIEF from the exons ATGGAGACCGAGGCTGGGCCGGGGCGGCCTCGCGGCGTTGCCATGGAGACAAGTCCCCGGCAAGGGGAGACAAGTCCCCGGCAAGGGCTCCCAAGCCCCGTCTCTCAGCTAGATCAGAACCTCGTGGAGTCTCTGTGCAAGGCCGGAGCCGCGGTGGCGGCGGCAAGCTGGGACCCAAGGAAACACTCTTTGCTCATCGTGATCGGCGACATCGGTACAGAAAGTCAACTGAGGGCCGTGCGGGCCCACCTTGAACAAG GGATTCTCTCCTGGAACATTGACTTATCATCCATTGACTTGAACCAACAATTGAGACTCTTCATTACCCGGCACCTAGCTCACTTCTCCTCAGAGGTCAAAG GCCAGAGGACCCTCTGCCACCAGAGTGAGATCCTAGAGACCATCATCCTGGTAAACCCCAGTGCCGACAGCATCAGCTCTGAG GTTCACCACCTCCTTAGCAGCCCATCAGTTCACAAACTCCTGATCTTGAGTGGGCAAAGTTTAGAGCCTGGGGGCGACCTCATCCTCCAGAGTGGCACCTACTCCTATCAAAACTTTGCCCAGGTCCTTCACAACCCAGAG ATTGCCCAGTTACTCAGCAATAGAGACCCTGGGACCAAGGCCTTCCTCACCGTGTCCTGCTTAGGGGAAGGTGATTGGAGCCACCTGGGACTATCCAGTTCCCAAGAGACCCTGCACCTCCGGCTAAACCCCGAGCCCACGCTGCCCACCATGGATGGCGTGGCTGAGTTCTCCGAGTACGTCTCTGAGACCGTAGATGTGCCATCACCGTTTGACCTGCTGGAGCCCCCCACCTCGGGGGGCTTCCTCAAGCTCTCCAAGCCTTGCTGCTACATCTTCCCTGGTGGCCGCGGGGATTCTGCCCTCTTCGCCGTTAACGGTTTCAACATCTTGGTGGATGGTGGCTCTGATCGCAAATCCTGCTTCTGGAAGCTGGTGCGGCACCTGGACCGCATCGACTCAGTGCTGCTCACACACATCGGGGCAGACAACCTGCCAGGCATCAACGGACTCCTGCAGCGCAAAGTGGCAGAACTGGAGGAGGAGCAGTCCCAGGGCTCTAGCAGCTACAGCGACTGGGTGAAGAACCTCATCTCCCCCGAGCTGGGAGTCGTCTTCTTCAACGTGCCCGATAAGCTGCGGCTGCCTGATGCCTCGCGGAAGGCCAAGCGCAGCATTGAGGAGGCCTGCCTCACTCTGCAGCACCTAAACCGCCTGGGCATCCAGGCCGAGCCTCTGTACCGTGTGGTCAGCAACACCATCGAGCCACTGACCCTCTTCCACAAGATGGGTGTGGGCCGGCTGGACATGTATGTCCTCAACCCTGTCAAGGACAGCAAGGAGATGCAGTTCCTCATGCAGAAGTGGGCAGGCAACAGCAAAGCTAAGACAGGCATCGTGCTGGCTAATGGGAAGGAGGCTGAGATCTCGGTGCCCTACCTGACCTCTATCACTGCTCTGGTGGTCTGGCTACCAGCCAACCCCACCGAGAAGATCGTGCGTGTGCTTTTTCCAGGAAACGCTCCCCAGAACAAGATCTTGGAGGGCCTGGAAAAGCTCCGACACCTGGATTTCCTGCGCTACCCTGTGGCCACGCAGAAGGACCTGGCCACTGGGGCTGTGCCTGCCAACCTCAAACCCAGCAAAATCAAACAGCGGGCGGATAGCAAGGAGAGCCTCAAGGCCACAGCCAAGACAGCCGTGAGCAAGCTGGCCAAAAGGGAGGAGGTGGCCGAGGAGGGAGCCAAGGAGGCCCGCTCAGAATTGGCCAAGGAGTTAGCCAAGACAGAGAAAAAGGTGAAAGAGTCATCTGAGAAGCCCCCAGAGAAGCCTGCCAAGCCTGAGAGGGTGAGGACAGAGTCGAGTGAGGCACTGAAGGCGGAGAAACGAAAGCTGATCAAAGACAAGGTGGGGAAGAAGCATCTGAAAGAGAAGGTATCAAagctggaagagaagaaagacaaagagaaaaaagagatcaaaaaggagaggaaggagatcaagaaggatgaaggaaggaaggaggagaagaaggatgccaagaaggaggagaagaggaaagataCCAAACCTGAGGTCAAAAAGATTTCCAAGCCAGACCTGAAGCCCTTTACCCCTGAGGTGCGGAAGACCCTCTACAAAGCCAAGGCCCCTGGCAGAGTCAAGGTGGACAAGAGCCGGGCTGCCCGTGGGGAGAAGGAGCCATCCTCTGAGCCCCGGACCCCCCCAGCCCAGAAGGGGGCTGCACCACTCCCGACAGTCAGTGGACACAGGGAGCTGGCCCTGTCATCACCAGAGGACCTCACACAGGACTTCGAGGAGTTGAAGCGTGAGGAGAAGGGGCTGCTGGCTGAACAAAGGGACGTGGGACTCGGTGAGAAACCACTCCCCCCAGACGCTGCAGAGGAGGGACTCCCAAGCACAGCTGCCCAAGGGATACCATCCTCCATCCCAGCGCTGGAACCAGAAGAGCCTgtgatgaaagagaaagaggTTGTCCCAGACATCCCTGAGGAACAAGGCAGCAAGGACAGAGGTCCAGACTCGGGGGCtgaaacagaggaagagaaagatacCTGGGAGGAAAAGAAGCCAAAGGAAGCAGAGGGACTCCCTGAGAGAACAGAAGCCAGAGAGGAAAGTGAACCTGAGGTAAAGGAGGATGTGATAGAGAAGGCTGAGTTAGAAGAAATGGAGGAGGTGCACCCTtcagatgaggaggaagaggaagagacaaagGCTGAGGGTTTTTACCAAAAACATATGCAAGAAGCCTTGAAGGTAACTCCAAGGGGCAGGGAGGCTCTCGGGGCCCGGGAACTGGGACCCCAAGGCAAAGCCCCTGAGAAGGAGACCTCATCATTCCTAAGCAGCCTGGCCACCCCTGCAGGAGCCACTGAGCACGTCTCTTACATCCAGGACGAGACAATTCCTGGCTACTCAGAGACTGAGCAGACCATCTCAGATGAGGAGATCCATGATGAGCCGGAGGAGCGCCCAGCTCCACCTAGATTCCCTACAGGTACATATGACCTCCCTGGGCCTGAAGGTCCTGGCCCCTTTGAGGCTAGCCAGCCTGCAGACAGTGCTGTTCCCGTCACTTCCAGCAAAGGCTATGGAGCGCCAGAGACTGAACTCACCTACCCTCCTAACATGGTGGCCGCCCCTTTGGCTGAAGAGGAGCACGTGTCCTCAGCCACCTCAATCACCGAGTGTGACAAGCTTTCTTCCTTCGCCACATCCGTGGCTGAGGACCAGTCCGTGGCTTCACTCACAGCTCCCCAGACAGAGGAGACAGGCAAGAGCTCCCTACTGCTTGACACGGTCACGAGCATCCCCTCATCCCGCACTGAAGCCACTCAGGGCTTGGACTACGTGCCATCAGCTGGTACCATCTCACCCACTTCCTCACTGGAAGAAGACAAGGGTTTCAAATCACCACCCTATGAGGATTTCTCTGTgactggggagacagagaagagaggagagcttGTAGGAAGAGGCTTGCCTGGAGAGAGAGCCGTGGAAGTGGAAGAGGAGATCACAAAGGTACAGACGTCTGAGAAACTTCACAGTCAATATGGAGCCCCGATGTTCGCTGCCCCTGGGCACACCCTACAACCAGGGGAACCAGCCCTTGGAGAAGCGGAGGAGCGCTGCCTCAGCCCAGATGACAGCACAGTGAAGATGGCCTCTCCCCCACCATCTGGCCCACCCAGTGCCACCCACACACCTTTTCATCAGTCCCCAGTGGAAGAAAAGTCTGAGCCCCAAGACTTTCAGGAAGCAGACTCCTGGGGAGATACTAAGCGTACACCAGGAGTGGGTAAGGAAGATACTGCAGAGGAGACAGTCAAGCCAGGACCTGAAGAGGGAAGactagaggaggaaggaaagatgcctcctcccaggagcccccAGGCCCAGGAATCACCCATCGGCATTGCTGCGGGACCTGCAGGCTGCACCATCCAACTGCTGCCAGAACAGGACAAAGCAATAGTCTTTGAGActgtggaggcaggagggccCATAGGCCCAGTTCTGGAAACAGAGGCCCTTCCCAGAGACTTAAGAACACCACTCAAAGAAACTGGTAAGCCTCAGAAAGATGAGGTGCTCCAGTTTCCTGACCAAGGCCTCTCCCCTGAAGAGGCAGAGTCCTTCTCTGTCCTCAGCGTGGTCTCCACAGACACTGCCAACCAAGAAGCCACCCCCAGGTCTCCCCGTGGCCTGACGGAGCAGCACCTACACAAAGACATTTGGCCGCAGTTATCTCCAGAAGACACCCGGTCACTTTCTCTCTCAGAAGAGAGTCCCAGCAAGGAGACCTCTCTGGATATCTCTTCTAAGCAGCTGTCTCCAGAAAGCCTTGGCACCCTCCAGTTTGGGGAACCATGCcttggaagggaagaaaaagggcCTCTGATGCAGGCTGAGGACGCCTCTCACCACCTAGCCCCTGTGTCTATTCCAGAACCCCGTGCAGCCACAGTATCGCCTCCCACAGATGGGACCACTGGCTACTCTGCACAGGCAGACATCACAGATGAGAGCCCTGATAGAAAATTACCTGCCAggtccttctctccctctcccctgttAGGAGATGGGGAGCACTCACCCGGAGCGAGCACAAGCCCTGCAGAACACATTCTGACACCCGAGAGCTCCCTAACCAAGAGTCCTGAGTCTTTGCCAAGCCCTGCCATGGAGGATATCGCCATGGAGTGTGAAGGTAAAGTTCCAGAGTTGAAAGACAGAACCCCAGAGCAGAAGGAGAAGGGACCTGAGCTAATGGATAAAGTCCTAGAGCAGGAGGACAAAACTCTGGAGCATAAAGATGTTGTCATTGAACAAAAGGATACAGCCATTGGTTGGAAAGATGAGGCTCTGGAAGAAGAGAACAAGGTTGTGGAACAGCAGGACAAGGCtttagaacaaaaaggcagagactTAGAACAAAGGGACACAACCCTAGAACAGAAGGACAAAGCCCTGGAACCAAAAGACAGAGACTTAGAACCAAAAGATAAGGCCCAGGAACAGGAGAACAAGGTCccagaagagaaagatgaaacTTTAGAACAAAAAGTCAGAGGCTTTGAACATAAAGACAAGGCTCCAGAGGACGAAGTCCATGAACTGAAGGGCAAGGCCTTAGAACAGACAGATGAAGCCCCTGAGCAGCACAAGGCCCCGGAACAGAAGGATGAGGCCTTGGAAAAGAAGGATGAGGCCTTGGAAAAGAAGGGTGAGGCCTTGGAAAAGAAGGGTGAGGCCTTGGCAGAGAAGGATCAGGCCTTAGAACAAAAATACTGGGCCCTAGGACAGAAGGATGAAGCCCCTGAGCAAAACATTAAGGCTGCTGAACAGAAGGATAAGGCTCTGGAAGAGAAGGACAAAACTCAGGAGCAGGAGAGCCCCGTGCAGGAGGATAAACCTGTGACACTGGAAGAGAAGATTCTAGAGGAAAAATCTCCAGAAAAAGTCAGGGCTGTCGAACAGAAGGAAGAAGCTCTGCTGGAGAAGACCAAAGCTCTGGGGCTGGAAGAGAGCCCAGTGCGGCAGGACGAGGCCAGTGAGCAAGAAGAAAAGTACTGGAAGGAGCAGAGTGTGGTCCAGGAGTGGCGAGAAACATCTCCATCCAGAGGGGAGCCTGCTGGAGAGCAGAAAGAGCCTGCCCGGACATGGGAGGACACATCTCCCGAGCAGGAGGACAGGTactggaggggcagagaggatgCGGTCCTAGAGCAGGACACATACTGGAGGGAGCTGAGCTGTGAGCGGAAGGTCTGGTTCCCCCATGAGCTGGGTGGCCAGGGCGCCCGGCCACGGTACACAGAAGAGAGGGAGAGCACTTTCCTCGATGAGGGGCCGGATGATGAGCAAGAAGTGCCCCCCTTGGAGCATACGCCCCAGAGCCCCTGGGCCTCAGACTTCAAGGGCTTCCAGGAGACTTCACCACAGAAGGGGCTAGAGGTGGAGCGCTGGCTTGCTGAGTCACCAGTTGGGCTGCCCCCAGAGGAAGAAGACAAGCTGACTCGCTCCCCTTTTGAGATCatctctcctccagcctccccacctGAGATGGTTGGACAGAGGGTCCCATCAGCCCCAGGACAAGAGAGCCCTATCCCAGAGCCTAAGCCCATGCCACCCATGAGGAATGAACCCACCACCCCCTCCTGGCTGGCTGACATCCCACCCTGGGTGCCCAAGGACAGacccctgccccctgcacccacctccccagccccagctcctccaaCGCCTGCCCCAGAGCCGCACACTCCTGCGCCCTTCTCTTGGGGCACAGCTGAGTATGACAGTGTGGTAGCTGCAGTGCAGGAGGGGGCAGCTGAGTTGGAAGGCGGGCCATACTCCCCGCTAGGGAAAGACTACCGCAAGgctgaaggggaaagggaagaagaaggtGGGGTTGGGACTCCCGACAGCAGCCCCCGCGACACCAGCCCCCGCAGCTCAAAGGTCCCAGAGGCCAGCGAGAGTCATGCCACCAAGGAGCCAGAGCAGACCGAGCCAGAGCAGAGAGAGCCCACTCCCTATCCTGACGAGAGAAGCTTTCAATACGCAGACATCTATGAGCAGATGATGCTCACTGGGCTGGGCCCTGCATGCCCCACTAGGGAGCCTCCGCTTGGAGCAGCTGGGGATTGGCCCCCACGCATCTCAGCCAAGGAGGAGGCTGCCGGCCGAAACACATCTGCAGAGAAGGAGCTTTCGTCTCCTGTCTCACCCCATCGCCTCCAATTTGACACTCCAACCTTCAGCTATGCAGCTCTGGCAGGACCCGCCATACCCCCAAGGCAAGAACCTGAACCAGGTCCAAGTGTGGAGCCCAGCCTCACCCCACCTGCAGTGCCCCCTCGTGCTCCTATCTCCCGGACCAAAGGCCCAAGCCCCCCTCCTAACGGTAACAACCTGAGCTGTAGCCCGGATAGGAGAACCCCATCCCCCAAGGAATCAGGCCGGGGTCACTGGGATGACAGCACTAGTGACTCGGAGCTGGAGAAGGGGGCTCGGGAGCAGCCAGAGAAAGAGGCCCAGTCCCCAagcccccctcaccccacccctgcagGGCCCTCCACATTGTGGCCTGAAAGTGAGGGATATACTAGCCCTTCCTCAGATGCACACCTGGGCCCTGCCCGACCCAGCCTGGACTTCCCTGCTTCAGCCTTTGGCTTCTCCTCGTTGCAGCCCGCCCCTCCACAGCTGCCCTCTCCAGCTGAACCCCGCTCGGCACCTTGTGGGTCCCTTGCCTTCTCTGGGGACCGAGCTTTGgctctggccccagggcccccCACCAGAGCCCGGCACGATGAGTACCTAGAAGTAACCAAGGCCCCCAGCCTGGACTCCTCGCTGCCTCAGCTGCCATCGCCCAGCTCTCCTGGGgcccctctcctctccagtcTGCCACGACCTGCCTCGCCAGCCCTGTCTGAAGGCTCCTCCTCTGAGGCCACTACACCTGTGATTTCCAGTGTGGCTGAGCGCTTCCCTCCCGGCCTGGAGGCTGCAGAACAAGGGTCTGCAGCACTGGTCCCAGGAATGGAGACAGCTGCCCACAGCCTCTGGGACCTCACTCCTCTGAGCCCAGCACCTCCAGCTTCACTGGACTTGGCCCCAGCTCCGGCTCTCAGCCTGCCTGGAGACATGGATGATGGCACTCTGCCCTGCCGCCTAGAGTGCTCAGGGGCTGCCACCAAGAAGCCAAGCCCCTTGCAGGGTCCCTCCGGGGACTGTGCCACCAATGGCCCAACTGAAACCAgctccaggcccccaggccctgccccaacCAAGGCTGAGAAAGAAGAGGCTGAGGCCTGCCCCGCCTGGGAACGGGGGGCCTGGCCTGAGGGAGCTGAGAGGAGCTCCAGGCCTGATACCCTGCTGTGCCCTGAGCAGCCACTGTGCCCTGGAGGGGCCCCTGGAGGCCAACCTAGAAGCGTCTCCCCTGAGATTGAGGCTGGGCCCCAGGGATGTGCTACCGAGCCCCGGCCGCATCATGGGGcgctttccccttccttcctgaacCCACCTCTGCCTCAAGCCACAGATGACAGTGACCTCTCAACCGAGGGAGCTCGGCTGGTAGGGAGAGGGGGGCGGCGCCGGGCTGGGCCCCCAGGGGCCACAGGGGGCCCATGCCCCGTGGCAGATGAGACACCCCCAACGTCAGCCAGTGACTCCGGCTCCTCACAGTCAGATTCTGACGTTCCACCAGAGACTGAGGAGTGTCCATCCATCACAGCTGAGGCAGCCCTAGACTCAGATGAAGATGGAGACTTCCTGCCTGTGGACAAAGCTGGTGGGGTCAGTGGAACTCACCATCCCAGGCCTGGCCATGACCCACCCCCTATCCCCCAGCCAGACCCCCGCCCATCCCCTCCCCGCCCTGATGTGTGCATGGTTGACCCCGAGGTGCTCAGCTCAGAGTCTGGAAGGGTAGAGAGGCTACGGGAGAAAGAGAAGGCACAGGGGAGACTAGGCCGCagggccccaggcagggccaAGCCAGCATCTCCTGCCCGGCGCCTGGATCTTCGGGGAAAACGCTCACCCACCCCTGGTAAAGGGCCTGCAGATCGAGCATCCCGGGTGCCACCCCGACCACGCAGCACTCCAAGCCAGGTCACCCCAGCAGAGGAAAAGGATGGACACAGCCCCGTGTCCAAAGGCCTAGTCAACGGACTCAAGGCAGGACCGA CGGCCTTGGGTTCCAAGGGCGGCTCTGGCCTCCCTATATATGTGGATCTCGCCTACATCCCGAATCACTGCAGTGGCAAGACTGCTGATCTTGACTTCTTCCGAAGAGTGCGTGCCTCCTACTATGTGGTCAGTGGGAATGACCCTGCCAACGGCGAGCCAAGCCGGGCTGTGCTGGATTCCCTGCTGGAGGGCAAGGCCCAGTGGGGGGAGAATCTTCAG GTGACCCTGATCCCTACTCATGACACGGAGGTGACTCGTGAGTGGTACCAGCAAACGCATGAGCAGCAGCAACAATTGAACGTTCTGGTCCTGGCTAGCAGTAGCACCGTGGTCATGCAGGATGAATCCTTCCCAGCCTGCAAGATTGAGTTCTGA